Proteins encoded together in one Sinorhizobium sp. B11 window:
- a CDS encoding ABC transporter ATP-binding protein, which translates to MALALVSSFAPPVRHDHDGRKESPIIDARNIGVNFKVEHGTVEAVKDISFQLYRGETIAIVGESGSGKSVTARTVMGLLSKRAVISPRSSVEYDGNNILKFSEKARRRLRGDRISMIFQEPMSSLNPIYTIGSQIVEAIRVHRKMSRKQANAKALELLKQVQIPDPEARLRQYPHQLSGGQRQRVMIAMALANDPDVLIADEPTTALDVTVQAQILNLIRNLQTELRMAVILITHDLTVVRKFSDYVYVMQHGEMREHNVTEQLFANPQHPYTKHLLGSEPRGQANPLPEGSDIILDARGVRVSFMLRHGGFFRPELRELVAVDSLNLTLRRHETLGLVGESGSGKTTFGQAILRLNDTDNGEIYFDRQPIHGRSRAEMRPLRSRMQIVFQDPFSSLNPRMTIGQIIEEGLVVNKLGATKSERLDRVREALTAAGMPGNILSRFPHEFSGGQRQRIAIARAIALEPEFILLDEPTSALDLSVQAQIIELLRKLQHERGLSYLFISHDLKVVRALCHRVIVMQHGKIMEEGPVNEVLSNPKTPYTERLVKAAFEVA; encoded by the coding sequence ATGGCTCTTGCTCTTGTCAGTTCCTTTGCCCCGCCCGTCCGTCACGATCACGACGGCCGCAAGGAAAGCCCTATTATCGATGCGCGCAATATCGGCGTGAATTTCAAGGTCGAGCATGGCACCGTCGAAGCCGTGAAGGATATTTCCTTCCAGCTCTATCGCGGCGAAACGATCGCCATCGTCGGTGAATCCGGCTCCGGCAAATCGGTAACGGCACGCACCGTCATGGGGCTTCTTTCCAAGCGCGCGGTGATTTCGCCGCGTTCGAGCGTCGAATATGACGGCAACAATATCCTGAAATTCTCCGAGAAGGCCCGCCGCAGGCTGCGCGGCGACCGCATCTCGATGATTTTCCAGGAGCCGATGAGTTCGCTGAACCCGATCTACACGATCGGCAGCCAGATCGTCGAAGCGATCCGCGTTCACCGCAAGATGAGCCGCAAGCAGGCCAATGCCAAAGCGCTGGAGCTTTTGAAGCAGGTACAGATCCCCGATCCCGAAGCGCGCCTGCGGCAATATCCGCACCAGCTTTCGGGCGGCCAGCGCCAGCGCGTGATGATCGCGATGGCGCTTGCCAATGATCCCGATGTCCTGATTGCCGACGAGCCGACGACGGCGCTCGACGTGACCGTCCAGGCGCAGATCCTCAACCTTATCCGCAATCTGCAGACGGAATTGCGGATGGCAGTGATCCTGATCACCCATGACCTGACGGTCGTGCGCAAGTTCTCGGACTATGTTTACGTGATGCAGCATGGCGAGATGCGCGAGCACAATGTGACCGAGCAGCTTTTCGCCAATCCGCAGCATCCTTATACCAAGCATCTTCTGGGATCCGAGCCGCGCGGACAGGCCAACCCGTTGCCGGAGGGATCGGATATCATTCTCGACGCCCGTGGCGTGCGCGTCTCCTTCATGCTGCGCCATGGCGGCTTCTTCAGGCCGGAACTGCGCGAACTGGTCGCCGTCGACAGTCTCAACCTGACGCTGCGGCGGCACGAGACGCTGGGCCTCGTCGGTGAATCCGGTTCCGGCAAGACGACCTTCGGCCAGGCTATTCTCAGGCTTAACGACACCGATAATGGCGAGATCTATTTCGACCGGCAGCCGATCCACGGCAGGTCACGGGCAGAAATGCGCCCCTTGCGCTCACGCATGCAGATCGTCTTCCAGGATCCGTTCTCCTCGCTCAATCCGCGCATGACGATCGGTCAGATCATCGAGGAGGGGCTGGTGGTCAACAAGCTTGGTGCCACCAAGAGTGAGCGGCTGGACCGCGTACGCGAAGCGCTGACTGCCGCCGGCATGCCGGGCAATATCCTGTCGCGTTTCCCGCATGAATTTTCAGGTGGCCAGCGCCAGCGCATCGCCATTGCGCGGGCGATCGCACTGGAGCCGGAATTCATCCTGCTCGACGAGCCGACCTCGGCGCTCGATCTGTCCGTCCAGGCGCAGATCATCGAACTCCTGCGCAAGCTGCAGCATGAGCGAGGCCTGAGCTACCTGTTCATTTCGCACGACCTGAAGGTCGTGCGCGCCCTCTGCCACCGTGTCATCGTCATGCAGCACGGCAAGATCATGGAAGAGGGACCCGTCAACGAAGTCCTTTCCAATCCCAAGACACCCTACACCGAACGGCTCGTCAAAGCCGCTTTCGAGGTAGCGTAA
- a CDS encoding alpha-glucosidase/alpha-galactosidase produces MANPRITFIGAGSTVFMKNIVGDILQRPALSGATIALMDINSQRLEESAIVVNKLISTLGVKAKAETYSDQRKALSGADFVVVAFQIGGYEPCTVTDFEVPKKYGLRQTIADTLGVGGIMRGLRTVPHLWKICEDIRAVCPNAIMLQYVNPMAINTWAISEKYPDIKQVGLCHSVQGTAMELAHDLDIPYDEIRYRSAGINHMAFYLKFEHRQPDGSYRNLYPDLVRAYREGRAPKPGWNPRCPNKVRYEMLTRLGYFVTESSEHFAEYTPYFIKEGREDLIEKFGIPLDEYPKRCIEQIARWKGQAEAYRSADKIEVKESKEYASSIINSVWTGEPSVIYGNVRNNGCITSLPSNCAAEVPCLVDASGIQPTFIGDLPPQLTALIRTNINVQELTVQALMTENPEHIYHAAMMDPHTAAELDLDQIWSLVDELLAAHGDWLPEWARPNKVRAA; encoded by the coding sequence ATGGCAAATCCCAGAATAACGTTCATCGGAGCTGGCTCCACCGTTTTCATGAAGAATATCGTCGGCGATATCCTGCAGCGTCCGGCGCTGTCAGGCGCCACGATCGCGCTCATGGATATCAATTCGCAGCGACTGGAAGAAAGCGCCATCGTCGTCAACAAGCTGATTTCGACGCTTGGCGTGAAGGCGAAGGCGGAAACCTATTCCGATCAACGCAAGGCACTCTCGGGCGCCGATTTCGTCGTCGTCGCCTTCCAGATCGGCGGTTACGAGCCCTGCACGGTGACCGACTTCGAAGTGCCGAAGAAATACGGCCTGCGTCAGACGATTGCCGATACGCTCGGCGTCGGCGGCATCATGCGCGGTCTTCGGACCGTGCCGCATCTCTGGAAGATCTGCGAGGACATCCGCGCAGTCTGCCCCAACGCCATCATGCTGCAATATGTAAACCCGATGGCGATCAACACCTGGGCGATTTCCGAAAAATATCCCGATATCAAGCAGGTTGGCCTCTGCCATTCCGTACAGGGCACGGCGATGGAGCTCGCCCACGATCTCGACATTCCCTATGACGAGATCCGCTACCGCTCGGCCGGCATCAACCACATGGCCTTCTACCTGAAGTTCGAGCATCGCCAGCCTGATGGTTCCTACAGGAACCTCTATCCGGATCTGGTTCGCGCCTATCGCGAAGGCCGCGCGCCGAAGCCCGGCTGGAACCCGCGCTGCCCCAACAAGGTGCGCTACGAGATGCTGACGCGGCTCGGCTATTTCGTCACCGAAAGCTCGGAGCATTTTGCCGAATACACGCCTTACTTCATCAAGGAAGGCCGTGAGGATCTGATCGAGAAGTTCGGCATTCCGCTCGACGAATATCCGAAGCGCTGCATCGAGCAGATCGCCCGCTGGAAGGGGCAGGCGGAAGCCTATCGTTCGGCCGACAAGATCGAGGTCAAGGAATCGAAGGAATATGCTTCCTCGATCATCAATTCGGTCTGGACGGGTGAGCCCTCTGTTATCTACGGCAATGTGCGCAACAATGGCTGCATCACGTCGCTGCCGTCCAATTGCGCTGCCGAAGTGCCCTGCCTGGTCGATGCCTCTGGGATCCAGCCGACCTTTATCGGCGACCTGCCGCCGCAGCTGACGGCGCTGATCCGCACAAATATCAATGTCCAGGAACTGACGGTCCAGGCGCTGATGACGGAAAATCCGGAGCATATCTATCATGCCGCGATGATGGACCCGCATACGGCCGCCGAACTTGATCTCGACCAGATCTGGTCGTTGGTGGACGAGTTGCTTGCCGCTCATGGCGACTGGCTGCCCGAATGGGCGCGACCGAACAAGGTTCGCGCGGCCTGA
- a CDS encoding RES domain-containing protein, whose product MRYEGKLYRALNPIHARQPLSGRGAELYGGRFNPKGTPALYTSLSVLTALREANQVGSLQPTTLVSYEADIERIFDTRDATALQGLGIDAAGLATASWRDEMKAKGEARTQMLARELLSDGYHGLLVRSFAPAARADDLNLVLWQWSDKAPCRLTLIDDEGRLS is encoded by the coding sequence ATGCGCTACGAAGGAAAGCTATATCGCGCACTGAACCCGATCCATGCACGCCAGCCGCTCTCCGGCCGGGGCGCAGAGCTTTATGGCGGCCGCTTCAACCCCAAGGGAACGCCAGCGCTTTATACGTCGCTCTCGGTGCTGACGGCACTGCGGGAGGCCAATCAGGTCGGCAGCCTGCAGCCGACGACACTCGTCTCTTACGAGGCCGATATCGAACGGATCTTCGACACGAGGGACGCGACCGCCCTTCAAGGGCTCGGTATCGATGCTGCAGGGCTCGCCACAGCAAGCTGGCGCGATGAGATGAAGGCCAAGGGCGAAGCAAGGACGCAAATGCTTGCGCGCGAACTCCTGTCCGACGGCTATCACGGGCTACTGGTCAGAAGCTTTGCGCCGGCGGCGAGAGCCGACGACCTCAATCTCGTGCTCTGGCAATGGAGCGATAAAGCTCCCTGCCGCCTGACCTTGATCGACGACGAAGGCAGGCTGTCCTGA
- a CDS encoding MbcA/ParS/Xre antitoxin family protein — protein MGLAQYADDGLFAPRKIADAFRTTSEEIARTAGLGKDAIQRKDRLRSDKTQRRLREMIEVVNKVEPRFGSALMAYAWYRSEPLSGFSGQTAMQLVRDGRAEEVLDYIDAIDAGIHA, from the coding sequence ATGGGCTTGGCACAATATGCAGATGACGGGCTATTTGCCCCGCGCAAGATCGCCGATGCCTTTCGCACGACGAGCGAGGAAATTGCCCGCACGGCAGGTCTCGGCAAGGATGCGATCCAGCGCAAGGACCGCCTGCGCTCTGACAAGACGCAACGACGCCTGCGCGAGATGATCGAGGTCGTCAACAAGGTCGAGCCCCGCTTCGGCTCGGCGCTGATGGCCTATGCCTGGTATCGTTCCGAGCCCCTGTCAGGCTTTTCCGGCCAGACGGCTATGCAGCTCGTTCGCGACGGGCGGGCGGAGGAAGTCCTCGACTATATCGATGCGATTGATGCCGGTATCCACGCCTGA
- a CDS encoding GMC family oxidoreductase N-terminal domain-containing protein translates to MRLVRDFGFSVLIIERGPRDTARLMSFPAGYMKYLARDDFLEMHHTVAQPQLGGRGPIVPVAKALGGGSAVNAMVYMRGQKEDYDSWATYLGNGAEWSYADMLPHFKGIEANSRFNNEFHGISGNLRVSEPRHISDTTEDFILAAQGLGHPYNPDFNGVRQNGVGIMQHTFAKWGRRTQRSDAKKAFLDPLSGDSRLEIITEARVDRLIIRNGRAVGVSYTRAGQTHETMAEREVLVASGTYNSAKLLMLSGIGPADHLREHGIEVIADLPGVGANLQDHHEVPVIATTKGKSGYFGEDKGWPMIRNGLQYLLFDSGPVTTTGIESCLFYDPDGGERPTIQLYCAPIVYLDRDVSSAKPTWGVTFTSCLLRPKARGSVKLRSANPAEQPLVDCNFFGNPDDLRLTLASLKTARRLLETEPFRSKIAMEILPGKALQDEEALTKFAGQTVKTNYHPSGSLRMGPDNDPMAVVDGALKVRGVDGLRVIDCSIIPFIPSGNTNAPAMAIGSKAADMIGRRHR, encoded by the coding sequence ATGCGGCTGGTGCGGGATTTTGGGTTTTCGGTGCTCATCATCGAGCGCGGACCGCGCGATACGGCGAGGCTTATGTCCTTTCCTGCCGGTTACATGAAATACCTTGCCCGCGACGATTTCCTCGAGATGCACCACACGGTGGCGCAGCCGCAACTCGGCGGCCGTGGCCCGATCGTGCCGGTCGCAAAAGCGCTTGGTGGCGGCAGTGCGGTCAATGCCATGGTGTATATGCGCGGCCAGAAGGAGGACTATGACAGTTGGGCCACCTATCTCGGCAACGGAGCAGAGTGGTCCTATGCGGATATGCTGCCGCATTTCAAAGGCATCGAAGCAAACAGCCGTTTCAATAACGAATTCCACGGCATTTCCGGCAATCTGCGCGTCTCCGAGCCGCGCCATATCTCGGATACGACCGAGGATTTCATCCTTGCGGCCCAGGGGCTCGGCCATCCCTACAATCCCGATTTCAACGGCGTCAGGCAGAATGGCGTCGGTATCATGCAACATACCTTCGCCAAATGGGGCCGGCGCACGCAACGCTCGGATGCGAAGAAAGCCTTCCTCGATCCGCTCTCGGGCGACAGCAGGCTGGAGATCATCACCGAAGCCCGCGTCGATCGCCTGATCATCAGGAACGGCCGCGCCGTCGGCGTCTCCTATACGCGGGCTGGCCAGACGCATGAGACCATGGCCGAACGCGAAGTGCTCGTTGCGTCGGGAACCTATAACAGCGCCAAGCTGCTGATGCTCTCGGGCATCGGGCCTGCCGACCATCTGCGTGAACACGGGATCGAGGTGATAGCGGACCTTCCAGGTGTCGGCGCCAATCTGCAGGATCATCACGAGGTTCCGGTCATCGCCACCACGAAAGGCAAATCAGGCTATTTCGGCGAGGACAAGGGTTGGCCGATGATCCGCAACGGGCTTCAGTATCTGCTCTTCGATTCCGGGCCGGTGACGACGACAGGCATCGAGTCCTGCCTCTTCTACGATCCCGATGGCGGTGAGCGGCCGACGATCCAGCTCTATTGCGCGCCGATCGTCTACCTCGATCGTGATGTCTCCTCCGCCAAGCCGACCTGGGGCGTGACCTTCACCTCCTGCCTGCTTCGCCCGAAGGCGCGCGGCAGCGTAAAGCTGCGCTCCGCAAACCCGGCCGAGCAGCCGCTCGTCGACTGCAATTTCTTCGGCAACCCCGATGACCTGCGCCTCACCCTGGCGTCTCTGAAAACGGCGCGGCGGCTTCTGGAAACCGAGCCTTTCCGTTCCAAGATCGCCATGGAAATCCTGCCCGGCAAGGCGCTGCAAGATGAGGAGGCGCTCACGAAATTCGCTGGCCAGACGGTCAAGACCAACTATCATCCCTCCGGCAGCCTGCGCATGGGGCCGGATAACGATCCGATGGCAGTGGTCGATGGCGCGCTCAAGGTTCGGGGGGTCGATGGCCTGCGGGTGATCGATTGTTCGATCATTCCCTTCATTCCCTCGGGCAACACGAACGCGCCAGCCATGGCGATCGGCTCCAAGGCGGCCGACATGATCGGCCGGCGACATCGATAA
- a CDS encoding amidohydrolase family protein, translated as MSQPDSEAPFCLPRLPLTRLPNKPLPQGTIDTHFHVFRSDAPLNTPRSYTPEIATTADWIAFADRLGIGRGILVQPSVYGLDNRVLAEALAAFPKRLRGIVVIDPETSAEEIARLDRLGVRGVRINTRNKGGLPLAAAEKLAAAVREFGWSLQFQINPDQIDDLAGRLPPLGVRFVIDHLGFMPLTDSAWREHLPALQRLADHAGGYIKLTAPYRLTRDRGYPGFAEVVRALAASHPEKLLWGSDWPHTELWSDMPDDADLIDGMQDAIGDLALARKIFIENAETLFFGR; from the coding sequence ATGAGCCAGCCGGACAGTGAAGCGCCATTCTGCCTGCCACGTCTGCCATTGACCCGTCTTCCGAACAAGCCGCTGCCTCAGGGCACGATCGACACGCATTTCCATGTCTTCCGGTCGGACGCACCCCTCAACACGCCGCGCAGCTATACGCCAGAGATCGCGACGACGGCCGACTGGATCGCCTTTGCCGACCGGCTCGGTATCGGCAGGGGCATTCTCGTGCAGCCGAGCGTCTACGGCCTCGACAACCGGGTGCTTGCCGAGGCGCTGGCTGCCTTTCCGAAACGCCTTCGCGGCATTGTCGTCATCGATCCCGAGACCAGTGCCGAAGAGATCGCCCGCCTCGACAGGCTCGGCGTCCGCGGTGTGCGCATCAACACCCGCAACAAGGGCGGCCTGCCGCTGGCAGCCGCCGAAAAGCTTGCTGCAGCCGTCCGTGAGTTCGGCTGGTCGCTGCAGTTTCAGATCAATCCGGACCAGATCGATGATCTCGCCGGGCGGTTGCCGCCTCTCGGTGTCCGCTTCGTCATCGATCATCTGGGCTTCATGCCGCTCACCGACAGCGCATGGCGTGAGCATCTTCCGGCGCTGCAGCGGTTAGCCGATCATGCCGGCGGATATATCAAGCTGACGGCGCCTTATCGGCTGACGCGTGACCGCGGCTATCCCGGCTTTGCCGAAGTGGTCCGAGCGCTTGCGGCCAGCCATCCGGAAAAACTGCTCTGGGGCAGCGATTGGCCACACACCGAACTCTGGAGCGATATGCCAGATGATGCCGACCTGATCGATGGGATGCAGGATGCAATCGGCGACCTCGCGCTTGCCCGTAAAATCTTCATCGAGAATGCCGAAACGCTATTCTTTGGGCGCTGA
- a CDS encoding dihydroxy-acid dehydratase, giving the protein MSSGLRRKLTSYGDQGFSLFLRKAFIKAMGYSDDALDRPIVGIANTYSDFNPCHGNVPQLIEAAKRGVMLAGAMPMVFPTISIHESFASPTSMYLRNLMAMETEEMIRAQPMDAVILIGGCDKTLPAQIMAAASSEIPAIFLPTGPMAVGHHKGERLGACTDCRRFWGRFRAGEIDEAEITDVNNKLASSIGTCTVMGTASTMANLTEVMGLCLPRAGSAPAAESERVRLAEETGRVAAALAANPDAPTVRDILTPAAIRNGLVALQAMGGSTNAVVHLAAITGRLGIRLDMAELDRLGKVIPLLVDLQPSGQHYMEQFHEAGGVQTLLKAVRHEIDGSQQTVYGKTIGEVIDAAPDEPGQTIIRTVEKPLKPIGTIAVLHGNLAPRGAVIKQSAASKDLLQHEGRAVVFDSVEDMTLRIDSDDLDVSADDILVLRNAGPKGAPGMPEAGYLPIPRKLARQGVKDMVRISDARMSGTAFGTIVLHIAPEAAAGGPLAIVRTGDRIRLDVKERRIDLAIDQTEFDRRMAELGEISAAEPVRGYAKLYHTRVLQADEGVDFDFLQHEELDRK; this is encoded by the coding sequence ATGTCGAGCGGTCTTCGTCGCAAGCTGACGAGTTACGGCGATCAGGGTTTTTCCCTTTTCCTCCGAAAGGCCTTTATCAAGGCAATGGGCTATTCGGACGATGCCCTCGATCGCCCGATCGTGGGGATCGCCAATACTTACAGCGATTTCAACCCCTGCCACGGCAATGTCCCGCAGCTGATCGAAGCGGCCAAGCGTGGCGTTATGCTCGCAGGCGCCATGCCTATGGTTTTCCCGACAATTTCCATCCATGAGAGCTTCGCCTCACCGACCTCGATGTATCTGCGCAATCTGATGGCGATGGAAACCGAGGAAATGATCCGCGCCCAGCCGATGGATGCCGTCATCCTCATCGGCGGCTGCGACAAGACCCTGCCGGCGCAGATCATGGCCGCTGCCAGCAGCGAGATACCGGCGATCTTCCTGCCGACGGGGCCGATGGCCGTCGGCCATCACAAGGGCGAAAGGCTCGGCGCCTGCACCGATTGCCGCCGTTTCTGGGGCCGCTTCCGTGCAGGAGAAATCGACGAGGCGGAGATTACCGATGTCAATAACAAGCTCGCAAGCTCGATCGGCACCTGCACGGTCATGGGAACGGCGAGCACTATGGCCAACCTGACCGAGGTGATGGGTCTCTGCCTGCCGCGGGCGGGATCGGCACCCGCCGCAGAATCCGAGCGGGTACGGCTAGCCGAAGAGACGGGCCGTGTCGCCGCCGCGCTTGCAGCCAACCCGGATGCGCCGACTGTCCGCGATATCCTGACCCCAGCGGCCATCCGCAACGGTCTTGTCGCCCTGCAGGCGATGGGCGGCTCGACCAATGCCGTCGTCCACCTTGCCGCCATTACCGGGCGGCTCGGCATTCGCCTCGACATGGCCGAGCTCGACAGGCTGGGCAAGGTCATACCACTTCTCGTCGATCTGCAGCCATCCGGCCAGCACTATATGGAACAGTTCCATGAGGCCGGCGGCGTGCAGACGCTGTTGAAAGCCGTTCGCCACGAGATCGACGGCAGCCAGCAGACGGTCTATGGGAAGACCATTGGCGAGGTGATCGACGCCGCCCCCGATGAGCCTGGGCAGACAATCATTCGTACCGTCGAAAAGCCGCTGAAGCCGATCGGCACCATTGCCGTACTCCATGGCAATCTCGCGCCTCGCGGCGCAGTCATCAAACAATCTGCCGCATCGAAGGATCTGCTGCAACACGAGGGGCGAGCGGTCGTGTTCGATTCCGTCGAGGACATGACCCTGCGGATCGACAGCGACGACCTTGACGTCAGCGCCGACGATATTCTCGTTCTGCGCAATGCCGGTCCGAAAGGCGCGCCGGGCATGCCCGAAGCCGGATACCTGCCGATCCCGCGCAAGCTCGCCCGGCAAGGTGTCAAGGACATGGTGCGGATTTCCGATGCCCGCATGAGCGGCACCGCCTTCGGGACCATCGTACTCCACATCGCCCCCGAAGCTGCCGCCGGCGGACCCTTGGCGATCGTCAGAACCGGTGACCGCATCCGACTCGACGTCAAGGAGAGACGCATTGACCTTGCCATCGACCAGACAGAATTCGACCGGCGGATGGCGGAACTCGGAGAGATATCGGCTGCCGAGCCCGTGCGCGGCTATGCGAAACTCTACCATACGCGCGTGCTGCAGGCCGATGAAGGCGTCGATTTCGACTTCCTCCAACATGAGGAACTGGATCGGAAATGA
- a CDS encoding Gfo/Idh/MocA family oxidoreductase: MEEIRRRRVGIIGAGWVSEYHLPAWAKQSARAEIVAIADPSTEAREAKSQHFGIPRAYATAETMLANEALDAVDICAPREAHVALVRLAAARGLDIICQKPLARDYDQAAALVAGLPPSIRLMVHENWRFRAYYRRLKAWLEEGIAGAVRQVQFEFLSSGMIADGEGRRPALVRQPFFRTQERLLVMEVMIHHLDTLRYLFGEMEVVAAHLERSNDDIVAEDVASVVLRRLDDGVMVTVNANLAVHGAPPAPRDHLRVFGTQATLELDGISLSAKGQIQRLEEFDADAVYQGAYDATIAHFLDGLEGRAAMETVPDDNMKTLALVEDIYRLSRFDARGKPR, translated from the coding sequence ATGGAAGAGATCAGGCGAAGGCGTGTAGGGATTATTGGCGCCGGCTGGGTGAGTGAATATCATCTGCCGGCATGGGCAAAACAGTCGGCACGCGCCGAGATCGTCGCGATCGCCGATCCCTCCACCGAGGCGCGCGAGGCCAAAAGCCAGCACTTTGGCATTCCACGCGCTTACGCGACTGCGGAGACGATGCTGGCGAATGAAGCGCTCGATGCGGTCGATATCTGCGCGCCGCGCGAGGCCCATGTTGCGCTTGTGCGGCTTGCCGCGGCAAGGGGCCTCGATATCATCTGCCAGAAGCCGCTCGCGCGTGACTACGATCAGGCCGCTGCTCTCGTTGCCGGTCTGCCGCCGTCGATCCGGTTGATGGTGCATGAGAACTGGCGGTTTCGCGCTTACTATCGCCGGCTGAAGGCATGGCTGGAGGAGGGCATCGCGGGCGCCGTCAGGCAGGTCCAATTCGAATTCCTGTCGAGTGGGATGATTGCAGACGGTGAGGGCAGAAGGCCGGCGCTCGTCCGCCAGCCGTTTTTCCGCACACAGGAACGCCTTCTTGTCATGGAGGTGATGATCCATCACCTGGATACGCTGCGCTACCTGTTCGGCGAGATGGAGGTTGTTGCCGCACATCTCGAGCGCAGCAATGACGACATTGTCGCCGAAGATGTTGCGTCCGTCGTCCTGCGCCGTCTGGACGACGGGGTGATGGTCACTGTAAACGCCAATCTCGCGGTGCATGGCGCTCCGCCGGCGCCGCGTGACCATCTGCGGGTTTTTGGTACACAGGCGACGCTGGAACTGGACGGCATCAGTCTTTCGGCGAAGGGGCAAATTCAGCGCCTGGAGGAATTTGATGCGGATGCGGTCTATCAGGGCGCCTATGATGCAACGATCGCGCATTTCCTCGATGGGCTGGAGGGGCGTGCGGCGATGGAGACTGTTCCCGACGATAACATGAAGACGCTGGCGCTGGTTGAAGATATCTATCGGCTGAGCCGGTTCGACGCTCGAGGCAAACCGCGATAA
- a CDS encoding GntR family transcriptional regulator → MQMLDDISEGEIEHDDLSIARALEEDIIFGRLAPGTRLTEDTLLARFHVTRHFARQAIVQLEAMGIVVRERNKGATVRSLTPRQVQEIYDVRELLQRQAALWIPLPAPDELIAELTVLHEEHGRHVESGYLRGVHETNDRFHLTLFGACGNSHLVQSIELYMRLSLPVRANSMSSKESLQISHEHHRLMIEMLKGRDNWVLAQLCVDHLQPSKKRYLAYVSEN, encoded by the coding sequence ATGCAGATGCTTGACGATATCAGTGAAGGCGAGATCGAACACGACGACCTGAGCATCGCGCGCGCCCTTGAGGAAGACATCATCTTCGGACGGCTGGCGCCAGGCACGCGGCTGACCGAAGACACGCTGCTGGCGCGCTTCCATGTCACCCGCCATTTCGCCCGCCAGGCGATTGTCCAATTGGAGGCGATGGGCATTGTCGTGCGCGAGCGCAATAAGGGTGCCACTGTCCGTTCGCTGACCCCTCGACAGGTGCAGGAGATCTATGACGTGCGCGAGCTGCTGCAGCGGCAGGCCGCGCTCTGGATTCCATTGCCGGCACCCGACGAGCTGATCGCTGAACTGACGGTCCTGCATGAAGAGCACGGCCGGCATGTGGAATCCGGCTATCTGCGCGGCGTGCATGAGACGAACGACCGGTTCCACCTGACGCTCTTCGGGGCCTGTGGCAATTCCCATCTCGTCCAGTCGATCGAACTCTATATGCGCCTCAGCCTGCCGGTACGTGCCAATTCCATGTCCAGCAAGGAATCGCTGCAGATCTCACACGAACATCATCGGCTGATGATCGAGATGCTGAAAGGTAGGGACAACTGGGTCTTGGCGCAGCTCTGTGTCGATCACCTGCAGCCGAGCAAGAAGCGCTACCTCGCCTATGTGAGCGAAAACTGA
- a CDS encoding PfkB family carbohydrate kinase — protein MSPTFSDAGSKPRHVLCVGAAVLDTLFRVRTIPQTPGKVLPYEMLQVAEGMASSAAYAIVRLGGLASLWGAVGDDPAGQQILSELEQAGIDVGGSARVAGARSAVSTILIDDDGERLIVPFYDPRLHEHVKEVTADDLAAFNAVMVDVRWPALALKVLQAARAAGKPAILDGDVAAPRIIDMLAKHADHIIFSEPAAGSLSQIDDPAGMVPHLKTQYPQALIVVTAGERGSYWWNEETADVAHVPAFRVKTIDTLAAGDIFHGAYALAVTEGLTTNAAIRMASAAAALKCSTFGGRLGAPQRAEVSALLGEGDRTPTAAADMIAGQSI, from the coding sequence TTGAGCCCGACCTTCTCCGATGCGGGCAGCAAGCCGCGCCACGTGCTCTGCGTCGGTGCTGCCGTGCTCGATACACTGTTTCGTGTCCGCACGATCCCGCAGACGCCGGGTAAGGTTCTGCCCTATGAAATGCTGCAAGTGGCCGAGGGCATGGCTTCCAGTGCGGCCTATGCGATCGTGCGCCTCGGTGGTCTTGCAAGCCTGTGGGGCGCAGTCGGCGACGATCCGGCCGGCCAGCAGATCCTGTCAGAGCTCGAGCAAGCGGGAATTGATGTCGGCGGCAGCGCCCGGGTTGCGGGCGCCCGTTCGGCCGTTTCGACGATCCTCATCGACGACGATGGCGAAAGGCTGATCGTTCCCTTCTACGATCCGCGACTGCACGAACACGTTAAGGAGGTCACAGCCGACGATCTCGCGGCGTTCAATGCCGTCATGGTGGATGTGCGCTGGCCCGCTCTTGCCCTGAAGGTCCTGCAAGCAGCAAGGGCAGCCGGAAAGCCAGCAATCCTCGATGGCGATGTCGCTGCGCCTCGCATCATCGACATGCTGGCGAAACATGCCGACCACATCATCTTTTCAGAGCCGGCAGCCGGTAGCCTTTCGCAGATCGACGATCCGGCCGGCATGGTACCGCATCTCAAGACGCAATATCCGCAGGCCTTGATCGTGGTCACCGCCGGGGAGCGCGGCAGCTATTGGTGGAACGAAGAAACAGCTGACGTCGCACATGTGCCTGCATTTCGGGTCAAGACGATCGACACACTGGCGGCCGGGGATATTTTCCATGGCGCCTATGCGTTGGCGGTCACGGAGGGATTGACGACAAATGCGGCTATCCGGATGGCCTCTGCCGCCGCAGCGTTGAAATGCAGCACCTTTGGCGGGCGGCTCGGCGCACCGCAGCGTGCCGAGGTTTCGGCTTTGCTGGGGGAAGGCGATCGCACGCCAACGGCGGCAGCCGATATGATTGCCGGCCAATCCATCTAG